Proteins encoded by one window of Salvia splendens isolate huo1 chromosome 14, SspV2, whole genome shotgun sequence:
- the LOC121765145 gene encoding palmitoyl-acyl carrier protein thioesterase, chloroplastic-like, which yields MDANQHVNNVKYFGWLLESVPINVLEDYNMTSMTLEYRRECRQSNPLESLTTIKVNGEDKKMLECTHLLRMEEDKAEIVRARSVWQFKKPRHNI from the exons ATGGATGCAAATCAACATGTAAACAATGTCAAATACTTCGGCTGGCTCTTGGAG AGTGTGCCTATAAATGTTCTTGAAGACTACAACATGACGTCGATGACCTTAGAATACAGACGGGAGTGTCGGCAGTCAAACCCCCTCGAGTCGTTGACCACCATCAAAGTCAACGGTGAAGACAAAAAAATGTTAGAATGCACACATTTGCTGCGCATGGAAGAGGATAAGGCTGAGATCGTTCGAGCAAGATCGGTCTGGCAGTTCAAAAAACCTCGTCACAATAtctga
- the LOC121764974 gene encoding palmitoyl-acyl carrier protein thioesterase, chloroplastic-like, whose amino-acid sequence MKATNVNMKMTHTPLREKGGEAEANDGYLLGGFLAEDRFVYRQTFVIRSYETGPDKTTTMETLMNLLQETALNHVSSAGVAGEGFGATREMSIRKLIWVVTRINIQVDEYSSWGDVVEVDTWVDAGGKNGMRRDWIIRDYNTNKIISRATSNWVNMNRETRRVSKIPDEVRKEIQPFYLNKVAITPQNSDTHKIEKLTDQTAQRIHNGLAPRWSDMDANQHVNNVKYFGWLLESVPINVLEDYNMTSMTLEYRRECRQSNPLESLTTIKVNGEDKKMLECTHLLRMEEDKAEIVRARSVWQFKKPRHNI is encoded by the exons ATGAAGGCGACCAACGTAAACATGAAGATGACCCACACGCCTTTAAGGGAGAAAGGTGGGGAAGCGGAGGCGAACGACGGGTATTTGCTAGGCGGGTTTTTGGCGGAGGACCGGTTCGTGTACAGGCAAACGTTTGTTATCCGGTCTTATGAGACCGGACCGGATAAAACCACCACCATGGAAACCCTAATGAATCTGCTGCAG GAGACGGCTCTGAACCACGTGTCGAGCGCCGGGGTGGCCGGGGAAGGCTTTGGCGCAACGCGGGAGATGAGCATCAGGAAGCTTATCTGGGTTGTTACGCGTATAAACATCCAAGTTGACGAGTATAGCTCTTG GGGAGATGTTGTGGAGGTCGACACTTGGGTGGATGCAGGCGGTAAAAACGGGATGCGCCGCGATTGGATCATTCGAGACTACAACACCAACAAAATCATAAGCAGAGCCACCAG TAATTGGGTGAACATGAATAGAGAAACAAGAAGGGTAAGCAAAATACCAGATGAAGTGAGGAAAGAGATACAGCCTTTTTACCTTAACAAAGTAGCAATCACACCTCAGAATTCCGATACCCATAAAATTGAAAAGCTTACCGATCAAACTGCTCAAAGAATCCACAATGGTTTGGCT CCACGGTGGAGCGATATGGATGCAAATCAACATGTAAACAATGTCAAATACTTCGGCTGGCTCTTGGAG AGTGTGCCTATAAATGTTCTTGAAGACTACAACATGACGTCGATGACCTTAGAATACAGACGGGAGTGTCGGCAGTCAAACCCCCTCGAGTCGTTGACCACCATCAAAGTCAACGGTGAAGACAAAAAAATGTTAGAATGCACACATTTGCTGCGCATGGAAGAGGATAAGGCTGAGATCGTTCGAGCAAGATCGGTCTGGCAGTTCAAAAAACCTCGTCACAATAtctga
- the LOC121763313 gene encoding protein MICRORCHIDIA 7-like, which yields MAKDTQIHVKKELLDPNFAPKPYTAPGSTRPAAFIDLSSSDSDSDDDEDARKKRRIAESAVLPVGFLDPLPQPSSEQLPLALPSTAAPAYAVSAAPIAKQFWKAGDYEDAPSGDWGYSNGGMDHVRVHPRFLHSNATSHKWALGAFAELMDNSLDEVCNGATYVNIDMVKSKKDGGKMLLIEDNGGGMDPEKMRHCVSLGYSAKSKMADTIGQYGNGFKTSTMRLGADVIVFSRCRGKNGLRSTQSIGLLSYTFLRSTGKEDIVVPMLDYERSGQDWIKIIRSSVYDWDRNVETILQWSPFSSEDELLRQFNQIQDQGTRIIIYNIWEDDEGLLELDFDTDPHDIQIRGVNRDEKNIDMAKKYPNSKHFLTYRHSLKSYAAILYLRIPPGFRIILRGKDVEHHNIVNDMMMSQEITYRPQPATTEEIPKNLNMVATVTVGFVKDAKAHIDVQGFNVYHKNRLIKPFWRVWHPPGSDGRGVIGVLEADFVEPAHDKQGFERTTVLSKLEARLIQMQKTYWTTNCHKIGYAPRVNKKVNQREISPDSFPRGSRSKPRNFTSSDKTPIKFGDKGSNGGRLNGKGDVKRTTKQRNRIDQSLSSDEYLSDDDRRNTSRKHNNGSSSKDVFSKDGSHRPAGLRSRKGEEDYTPEMPSRTTRNSKSQENGLNDAGNSPSNSSSSLLDRLKLENLRLKERLKRKEEEVLGDLLNDLNKEKERSHSLEAQLQEAGQKHEELTKEQESLIDIFSEERQRRDIEEENLRRSMKEASNTIKELLEKMRVLERSCNTK from the exons ATGGCAAAAGACACCCAAATTCATGTGAAGAAGGAGCTACTCGACCCGAATTTCGCCCCCAAACCCTACACCGCCCCGGGAAGTACCCGACCCGCTGCCTTTATCGACCTCTCAAGCTCCGACTCCGACTCCGACGACGACGAGGATgcgaggaagaagaggagaatTGCGGAGAGCGCTGTGCTGCCGGTGGGGTTTCTGGATCCGCTGCCGCAGCCGTCGAGCGAGCAGCTTCCTCTAGCGCTTCCGTCTACCGCCGCGCCGGCGTACGCTGTTTCTGCCGCGCCGATTGCGAAGCAGTTTTGGAAGGCGGGGGATTATGAGGACGCGCCGTCTGGTGACTGGGGCTATTCTAATG GTGGCATGGACCATGTCAGAGTGCATCCAAGATTCTTACATTCTAATGCTACCAGTCATAAATGGGCTCTTGGAG CTTTTGCAGAACTCATGGATAATTCATTAGATGAG GTCTGCAATGGAGCGACATATGTTAATATAGACATGgtgaaaagtaagaaagatggtGGTAAAATGTTGCTGATTGAAG ATAACGGTGGCGGAATGGATCCGGAGAAAATGCGTCACTGTGTATCTCTAGGTTATTCTGCAAAGAGCAAAATGGCAGATACTATTGGGCAGT ATGGAAATGGTTTTAAGACTAGCACAATGAGACTTGGCgctgatgtcattgttttttcTCGATGCCGTGGGAAGAATGGGCTAAG GTCAACACAAAGCATTGGATTGCTGTCCTATACATTTCTGCGGAGCACTGGGAAGGAAGATATTGTGGTTCCCATG CTTGACTATGAAAGAAGTGGACAAGATTGGATCAAGATAATTCGATCATCAGTCTATGACTGGGATAGAAATGTTGAAACAATACTGCAGTGGTCTCCATTTTCAAGTGAAGATGAACTTCTTCGGCAG TTCAATCAAATACAAGATCAGGGTACTCGTATAATAATTTACAATATTTGGGAGGATGATGAGGGACTGCTGGAATTGGATTTTGACACAGATCCACAT GACATCCAAATCAGAGGTGTCAACAGAGATGAGAAGAACATTGACATGGCAAAGAAATATCCCAACTCAAAGCATTTTCTAACATATCGTCATTCATTAAAG AGTTACGCAGCTATTCTATATCTCAGAATTCCTCCGGGCTTTCGAATAATTTTGCGTGGTAAAGATGTTGAGCATCACAATATTGTGAACGATATGATGATGTCTCAGGAAATTACTTATCGTCCCCAACCTGCTACTACTGAAGAGATTCCAAAAAACTTAAAT ATGGTTGCTACTGTGACTGTTGGATTTGTTAAGGATGCAAAAGCTCACATTGATGTTCAGGGGTTTAATGTCTACCACAAAAACCGGCTTATTAAG CCCTTCTGGAGAGTTTGGCATCCACCTGGCAGCGATGGTCGTGGAGTTATAG GTGTGCTTGAAGCAGATTTTGTTGAACCAGCTCATGATAAGCAGGGTTTTGAGCGGACTACAGTTCTTTCTAAACTTGAGGCTCGATTGATACAAATGCAGAAGACATATTG GACTACAAACTGTCACAAAATTGGCTATGCTCCAAGAGTTAACAAAAAAGTTAATCAAAGAG AGATCTCTCCTGATTCTTTTCCTCGAGGTTCTCGATCGAAGCCGAGAAATTTCACTTCAAGTGACAAAACACCGATCAAGTTTGGGGACAAGGGAAGTAACGGTGGGCGTTTGAATGGCAAGGGGGATGTCAAGAGAACTACAAAACAACGAAATCGCATTGATCAATCCTTGTCTTCTGATGAGTATCTAAGTGATGATGATAGGCGGAACACTTCTAGGAAACATAATAATGGGTCATCCTCAAAGGATGTTTTCAGTAAAGACGGGTCACATAGGCCGGCGGGGTTGAGAAGTCGTAAAGGTGAAGAAGATTACACACCTGAAATGCCTTCCCGAACAACCAGAAATTCAAAGTCACAG GAGAATGGCCTTAACGATGCTGGGAATTCACCATCAAATTCAAGTTCCAGTTTATTGGATCGGTTGAAATTAGAGAATCTCCGGTTAAAAGAGAG ATTGAAAAGGAAAGAAGAGGAGGTTCTAGGTGATTTGCTGAATGAtttgaataaagaaaaagaaagatccCATTCTCTCGAAGCTCAG CTACAAGAGGCAGGACAAAAACACGAGGAGCTAACTAAAGAGCAGGAGAGTTTGATTGACATATTTTCAGAAGAGAGGCAGCGGCGCGACATAGAGGAGGAGAATCTGAGAAGGAGCATGAAG GAAGCATCAAACACGATTAAAGAGTTGCTGGAGAAAATGCGAGTTTTGGAGAGATCGTGCAACACGAAATAG